The following proteins come from a genomic window of Lycium ferocissimum isolate CSIRO_LF1 chromosome 4, AGI_CSIRO_Lferr_CH_V1, whole genome shotgun sequence:
- the LOC132054338 gene encoding uncharacterized protein LOC132054338, translated as MTELVRVKHTGTVKDYQAAFDSVMTRINLSTDHAISIFLNNLKPELSDAVRIGNPCNLPQAYYLARLHESNFAAQSKAMKSYAGTGQIHPRNVGGTGSNTVYKGNTGGYRNAAPVTARMDSSKRRNLTPTEMDEKRAKGLCFFCDEKFFPGHKCKNAKRQLFSLELENIEEKFEEEVIGEELQLEEETGEVLKETMESCAISLQALNGTDGYRTLRLKGFSEQSPIEVFIDSGSTHNFIDESAAVRLKCEVIQIKPQLVQVADGREIPTDKMCKGFKWLMQGAVFEGDFLIFPIGKSDMVLGVQWLYPLEDIRFNFRKLEMEFEYQGKMLTLHGVQPKFKTVEPKAISKMNVITSQFFMVKVRSAEVELEGEKEPSQVEVKELLTEYQGFWGT; from the coding sequence ATGACTGAACTGGTGAGAGTCAAACACACTGGAACTGTTAAGGATTATCAGGCTGCATTTGACAGTGTGATGACTAGAATTAATCTATCTACAGATCATGCTATCAGTATTTTTTTGAACAATCTCAAACCTGAACTTAGTGATGCTGTGAGGATAGGCAATCCTTGCAATTTGCCTCAAGCATACTACCTAGCAAGGTTGCATGAATCTAACTTTGCTGCCCAAAGCAAGGCCATGAAGAGTTATGCTGGAACTGGCCAAATTCACCCCAGAAATGTAGGTGGAACTGGTTCTAATACTGTCTATAAGGGAAACACAGGTGGATACAGAAATGCTGCACCTGTTACTGCTAGGATGGACAGCTCTAAGAGAAGGAATTTGACTCCAACAGAGATGGATGAAAAAAGGGCTAAAGGATTGTGTTTTTTTTGTGATGAGAAGTTTTTCCCTGGGCACAAATGTAAAAATGCTAAGAGGCAATTGTTCTCTTTAGAACtggaaaatattgaagaaaaatttgaagaggAGGTTATTGGAGAAGAATTGCAATTGGAGGAAGAGACAGGGGAAGTATTGAAGGAAACCATGGAAAGTTGTGCTATATCGTTACAGGCCCTAAATGGTACAGATGGATACAGAACTTTGAGGCTGAAGGGATTCAGTGAACAAAGTCCCATAGAAGTCTTCATTGATTCTGGATCAACACACAACTTCATTGATGAAAGTGCAGCAGTAAGACTAAAATGTGAAGTGATTCAAATTAAACCTCAGTTGGTGCAAGTAGCTGATGGCAGAGAAATCCCAACTGACAAGATGTGCAAGGGCTTCAAATGGCTAATGCAAGGAGCTGTATTTGAAGGGGATTTCTTGATATTTCCAATAGGAAAAAGTGATATGGTACTTGGGGTCCAATGGTTGTATCCCTTAGAGGATATTAGATTCAACTTCAGGAAGTTGGAGATGGAATTTGAATATCAGGGAAAAATGTTGACCCTACATGGCGTTCAACCCAAGTTTAAAACTGTAGAACCCAAGGCCATTAGCAAGATGAATGTGATCACTTCTCAATTCTTTATGGTTAAGGTGAGAAGTGCAGAGGTGGAATTAGAAGGTGAGAAGGAACCGAGCCAGGTAGAAGTGAAAGAGCTATTGACAGAATATCAAGGATTTTGGGGAACCTAA
- the LOC132051463 gene encoding protein POLYCHOME isoform X2, translating into MPNTRDRLSRAEDLIGMYSRRRRRTVEGCGIAIFEDEQEERATMNFSAGDWNGARRRVGIGMPRNGNSARVIGRENISQGRGGHSVLPSWYPRTPLRDITSILRAIERRGARLGESEGQQLESPIPQDWTVFDPSDSTSGKVPKILLDITYQNDSGHSDGLTPERKLLHSIDKVEKAVMEELHKLMRTPIAKKQEREKRVGTLMSMR; encoded by the exons ATGCCGAACACAAGAGACAGACTATCTAGGGCGGAGGACCTAATTGGCATGTATAGTCGTCGTCGACGGAGGACAGTTGAAGGATGTGGCATTGCGATTTTTGAGGATGAACAAGAGGAGAGGGCTACGATGAATTTTAGTGCTGGTGATTGGAATGGTGCCAGAAGAAGGGTCGGTATTGGGATGCCGAGAAATGGGAACTCGGCTAGGGTGATTGGTCGAGAGAACATTTCGCAGGGACGAGGAGGGCATAGTGTCCTTCCTTCTTGGTATCCAAGAACTCCTCTTCGGGATATCACTTCCATTCTGAGG GCTATCGAAAGAAGAGGAGCTCGCTTGGGAGAGAGCGAAGGCCAACAACTTGAGAGTCCTATACCACAGGACTGGACTGTTTTTGATCCTTCTGACTCTACATCAG GTAAAGTACCAAAGATATTGCTCGATATCACTTATCAGAACGACTCGGGACACTCCGATGGCCTCACACCAGAGAGAAAGCTGCTGCACTCAATTGACAAAGTTGAAAAAGCAGTGATGGAAGAACTGCATAAGTTGATGAGGACTCCCATTGCTAAGAaacaagaaagggaaaaaagagtTGGGACTTTGATGTCCATGCGCTGA
- the LOC132051463 gene encoding protein POLYCHOME isoform X1 produces MPNTRDRLSRAEDLIGMYSRRRRRTVEGCGIAIFEDEQEERATMNFSAGDWNGARRRVGIGMPRNGNSARVIGRENISQGRGGHSVLPSWYPRTPLRDITSILRAIERRGARLGESEGQQLESPIPQDWTVFDPSDSTSGAQLEHDNSFMTPHPTLRSRHYPKFVGKVPKILLDITYQNDSGHSDGLTPERKLLHSIDKVEKAVMEELHKLMRTPIAKKQEREKRVGTLMSMR; encoded by the exons ATGCCGAACACAAGAGACAGACTATCTAGGGCGGAGGACCTAATTGGCATGTATAGTCGTCGTCGACGGAGGACAGTTGAAGGATGTGGCATTGCGATTTTTGAGGATGAACAAGAGGAGAGGGCTACGATGAATTTTAGTGCTGGTGATTGGAATGGTGCCAGAAGAAGGGTCGGTATTGGGATGCCGAGAAATGGGAACTCGGCTAGGGTGATTGGTCGAGAGAACATTTCGCAGGGACGAGGAGGGCATAGTGTCCTTCCTTCTTGGTATCCAAGAACTCCTCTTCGGGATATCACTTCCATTCTGAGG GCTATCGAAAGAAGAGGAGCTCGCTTGGGAGAGAGCGAAGGCCAACAACTTGAGAGTCCTATACCACAGGACTGGACTGTTTTTGATCCTTCTGACTCTACATCAGGTGCTCAACTTGAGCACGATAATTCGTTTATGACTCCACATCCAACATTGAGAAGCAGGCATTATCCCAAATTTGTAGGTAAAGTACCAAAGATATTGCTCGATATCACTTATCAGAACGACTCGGGACACTCCGATGGCCTCACACCAGAGAGAAAGCTGCTGCACTCAATTGACAAAGTTGAAAAAGCAGTGATGGAAGAACTGCATAAGTTGATGAGGACTCCCATTGCTAAGAaacaagaaagggaaaaaagagtTGGGACTTTGATGTCCATGCGCTGA